DNA sequence from the Rubinisphaera margarita genome:
GTCCGGCTCGCCGCGCCTGGTAGACGCCCCAGACCATTTTGTCGAAGCCGCCGGTGGAGTGGGCGTCGGTGCTGATGACGATCGGGATCCCGTAGTCTTTCGCCTGAGCCGCCCGGACGTCGTCCAGATCAACACGGGCGGGGTGGGCGTTAATCTCCATCATCACGCCGTAATCGGCGGCTGCTTTGAAGATGGTTTCGTAATCGACATCCGCCCCCGGCCGCTTGCCGAGGAGCCGCCCGGTGGGATGGCCGATGATGTCGACATGCGGATTTTGAATCGCGGTCAGCAGTCGCTCGGTGATCTTCTCTCGCGGCTGCTTCAACCCGTAATGCAGCACGGCAATCACCCACTCGGCTTCGGCCAGCACATCGTCCGGCAGATCCATCGTGGCGTCTTCGAGGATGTCGCATTCAATGCCGCAAAGGACTTCGATGTCGTCGTACTTCTTACGGATCTTCTGGATCTCTTTCCAGTGCGCCCGCAGCCGATCGGCATCGAGCCCGTTGGCCATCATCACCCGCTTGGAGTGGTCCGTAATGGCGATGTATTTCAAACCGCGTTCGCGAGCCCCTTCGATCATCTCTTCAATCGTCGCCGTGCCGTCGGTGGCGGTCGTGTGCATGTGCAGATCGCCACGGATGTCGGACAGTTCCAGCAGATCGGGCAGCCCACCTGATTCGATCGCTTCAAACTCCCGGCGATCCTCTCTCAACTCAGGTGGAACCCAGGGAAGATCGAGGGCGGCATAGACCTCTTCTTCGGTCTCAGCATTGAGTTGCTCTTCGCCGCGAAACAGACCGTATTCATTCAGCTTGAGATCACGGTCTTTGGCCATCCGCCGCGTGACGATGTTGTGTTCCTTCGAGCCGGTGAAGTACTGCAGAGCGGCTCCAAAACTCTCCTTCGGCACGACGCGGAGGTCCATTTCCATCCGCATCCGATTGCCATCCGGCGTGATACAGGGGGCGAGCGGCCGAAACCGGACCCGCTGTTTGGTCTCGCCGCGAGCGAGGACTTTATCGAGCTGCGGATGAGCTTCCAGATAATCCATCGCCTCGCCTGGATCGTCGGCGGTGACGAGCATATCGAAGTCCCCGACCGTCTCCTTGAGCCGCCGCACACTCCCGGCAACTGCGATCTGATGCACCGACTTCAGCTTGCGAAGTTCCTCGGCAATGCCATCGACAAACGGCTTGGCATCGGCCAGATACATTCGCACGCCGGAGCGTTCCAGATGCACCAGCCCATCAAGGATGATCTGCTCGGTCTTCTTGCCGAAGCCCTTCTTCTCGGCAATCGTCCCCTGCTCCGCCGCGTGTTTGAGTTTATCGAGCGAGGAGAGTTTCAACTCGCGATACAGCGTGGCCACCTTCTTCGGACCGAGCCCCGGGATTCGGAGCATCCGCACGACGTCTTCCGGCACCTTTTCTTTGAGCTCAGCCAGTTGCGGCAACT
Encoded proteins:
- the polX gene encoding DNA polymerase/3'-5' exonuclease PolX; the encoded protein is MNNAVIADKFEQLADLLELEGANAFRVRAYRNAARTIESLPEALETLVADDSRSLQDLPGIGKDLAEKIRVILETGELPQLAELKEKVPEDVVRMLRIPGLGPKKVATLYRELKLSSLDKLKHAAEQGTIAEKKGFGKKTEQIILDGLVHLERSGVRMYLADAKPFVDGIAEELRKLKSVHQIAVAGSVRRLKETVGDFDMLVTADDPGEAMDYLEAHPQLDKVLARGETKQRVRFRPLAPCITPDGNRMRMEMDLRVVPKESFGAALQYFTGSKEHNIVTRRMAKDRDLKLNEYGLFRGEEQLNAETEEEVYAALDLPWVPPELREDRREFEAIESGGLPDLLELSDIRGDLHMHTTATDGTATIEEMIEGARERGLKYIAITDHSKRVMMANGLDADRLRAHWKEIQKIRKKYDDIEVLCGIECDILEDATMDLPDDVLAEAEWVIAVLHYGLKQPREKITERLLTAIQNPHVDIIGHPTGRLLGKRPGADVDYETIFKAAADYGVMMEINAHPARVDLDDVRAAQAKDYGIPIVISTDAHSTGGFDKMVWGVYQARRAGLTKKDVANTKTAKQFLKMLK